CCTGCGTGCTCCGGCGATTCTGCAGTGACCCTCGAGGAGGCCCTCGGGCCGGGGTCTCCGATTGTTGTCTTCGATCGCGTCTCGCTGGCGTTCGACGAGAAGGTCGTGCTGGCCGACCTGAGTTTCACGCTGATCAAGGGGCACACGAAGGTGATTCTGGGCGCCAGCGGCGCCGGAAAATCCACCATTCTGAAGATCGTTCTCGGGCTGCTGCGCGCCGACGCCGGCGTCGTGTGGGTCAATGGCGAGCGCGTGGACCAGATGACCGAGGAGCAGTTGATGGCCGTGCGAGGCGATCTCGGGATGGTGTTCCAGGAGGGCGCGCTGTTCGATTCCCTCACGGTCGCAGAGAACGTCGGCTACAGGCTGTACGAAGAGACCGACCTGCCGCTACCCGTGGTGCGGGCCCGCGTCGAGGAGGTCCTGGGGTTCGTCGGTCTGGCGGATTACATCGACCGGATGCCCAGCGACCTGTCGGGCGGCCAGCGCCGGCGGGTGGCCATCGCCCGGGCGATGGCGGCCAGGCCCAGACTTCTCCTGTACGACGAGCCGACGACCGGCCTGGATCCCATCACCGCCGCCTCGGTGGACGACGAAATCATCAAGCTGCGCGATCTCGAGAATGTCAGCTCGATCCTGGTGACCCACCAGTTGCGGGACGCCTTCTACATCGCGACTCATACAGCCATCCGCGAGAATGGGATGACGAAGATCGTGCCGGCCGGCGAGGTGAAGTCCGATGAATCGGAGTTCCTGATGCTTCGCAACGGCCTCGTCGTGTTCGAGGGCTCGGCGCGCCAGTTCCGAACGTCCAACGACGACTACCTGCGGACATTTCTCTCGTAGCGGAAGGGAACGATATGCCGCGTACGCGCTCGCTCGCCTACTCGGAACTGAAGATCGGCATCCTGGCCGTCGTGGCGCTCTCGATTGCTGCGGTGGTGATCTTCATGCTCAGCGGCACGGGAGGCTTCTTCTGGGAGCGCTACTCACTGAAGACACGTTTCCGTGCGGTGCCCGGGCTCAAGGCCGGCGCGCCGGTGCGCGTGGCCGGCGTCGAGGTGGGCACGGTCCGCGACATCGCCTTCGTGGGCTCGGACGTCGAGGTGACCTTCCAGGTTTCGAGGAAGATGCAGCCCCGCATCACCTCGCAGTCCATCGCGTCGCTTGGATCGTTGAGCCTCCTGGGACAGAGCACGGTCGACATCACGCCATCGCTCGGCGGCGAGCCCGTCGCGGAGTGGGGATATGTGAAGAGCGGGCGGATGGCCGGGCAGTTGGCGGACGTCACCGAAATCGCAAGCCAGGGGCTCGAGCAGGCGACGCGCCTGATGCAGGACCTCCGCGCGGGGAAGGGCACGCTGGGCCGCCTGTTCACAGACGACGCGTTGTACAGGGACCTCCAGGGTTTCATCGGGGCCGCGGCAGGCGTGGCGGAGAACCTTCGCCGCGGTCGCGGGACGGCGGGCCGGCTGCTCACGGATCCGGCGGCCTACGAATCCCTCGAAGCCTCGCTCCGGAATCTGAACGCGATGCTGGATCGGATCAACGATGGCCAGGGCAGCCTGGGGCGGCTGCTGCAGGACGATCGGCTAGCGGTCACCCTCACCTCCGCCACGGGAAATCTCGACACGCTGACGGGTAAGCTCAACAAGGGAGTGGGCACCGCGGGCAAGCTCCTGAACGACAGCGCCCTCTACGACCGGCTCTCTTCCACCGCCGAACGCCTGGAACAGCTCACCGGGCAGTTGAACCAGGGGCAGGGAACGGCGGGACAATTGCTGCACGACAGGCAGTTATATGAGAACATGAATGGGGCAGCGGGCGAGTTGCGAGGTCTCGTGGCGGACATCCGCAAGGAACCCCGTAAGTATTTGAGCTTCAAGGTGAGTGTCTTCTGAGGAGAGCGTCATGAGTGACGACAGCAGCAGCGTTGGCAAGGTCCTGACGGCGTTTTTCTTCGGCGCGGCGGCTGGCGCGGCGGTTGCCCTCTTGTTCGCGCCGGCGACCGGGAAGGACACGCGCGAGTTCCTCTCGGAAAAGGCGCGTGAGGGTCGCGAGAAGGCGTCGGAAGCCGCGCGGCAGACCCGCGAGGCGCTCGCCCGGCAGCGCGAGACGATCAGTTCCGCGATCGAGCGCGGCCGAGATGCGTACAGGGAGGCGCGGGAGAAGGAGACTGCGTGAGCACAACGGCGGTCGTGCTGCTGGGTGTCATCGCCGGGGCCACCTTCGTGATGGCGGTCGTCCAGGTCTGCCTGGTGGTCTTCGCCGCGCGGATGGCGAGTAAGGTCGAAGCGTTGAGCGGACGTTTCGAGCTCGAGATCCGTCCGCTCATCGACCAGGCGACCGCGGCGGCCGGCAATGCGGCCAGGGT
The Vicinamibacterales bacterium genome window above contains:
- a CDS encoding ATP-binding cassette domain-containing protein, producing the protein MTLEEALGPGSPIVVFDRVSLAFDEKVVLADLSFTLIKGHTKVILGASGAGKSTILKIVLGLLRADAGVVWVNGERVDQMTEEQLMAVRGDLGMVFQEGALFDSLTVAENVGYRLYEETDLPLPVVRARVEEVLGFVGLADYIDRMPSDLSGGQRRRVAIARAMAARPRLLLYDEPTTGLDPITAASVDDEIIKLRDLENVSSILVTHQLRDAFYIATHTAIRENGMTKIVPAGEVKSDESEFLMLRNGLVVFEGSARQFRTSNDDYLRTFLS
- a CDS encoding MlaD family protein; amino-acid sequence: MPRTRSLAYSELKIGILAVVALSIAAVVIFMLSGTGGFFWERYSLKTRFRAVPGLKAGAPVRVAGVEVGTVRDIAFVGSDVEVTFQVSRKMQPRITSQSIASLGSLSLLGQSTVDITPSLGGEPVAEWGYVKSGRMAGQLADVTEIASQGLEQATRLMQDLRAGKGTLGRLFTDDALYRDLQGFIGAAAGVAENLRRGRGTAGRLLTDPAAYESLEASLRNLNAMLDRINDGQGSLGRLLQDDRLAVTLTSATGNLDTLTGKLNKGVGTAGKLLNDSALYDRLSSTAERLEQLTGQLNQGQGTAGQLLHDRQLYENMNGAAGELRGLVADIRKEPRKYLSFKVSVF
- a CDS encoding YtxH domain-containing protein; the encoded protein is MSDDSSSVGKVLTAFFFGAAAGAAVALLFAPATGKDTREFLSEKAREGREKASEAARQTREALARQRETISSAIERGRDAYREAREKETA